The following are from one region of the Malassezia vespertilionis chromosome 4, complete sequence genome:
- the PMI1 gene encoding mannose-6-phosphate isomerase (COG:G; EggNog:ENOG503NVQ2) produces MTAVYQLIPGVQSYEWGILGSEKNNAVANYAEATPALNFQRDDATPYAELWMGTHPTLPSYVIAKEPHEALSSVISAQPSLLGESVVKKYGAHNERCALPFLFKVLGIAKALSIQAHPNKQLAEKLHTEKPNLYKDDNHKPEMAIAIQHFTGFCGFRPVHEIANFLATVPELASVVHVDGALRELLQDAASRQASAWRGTDTAGAKDTVHDALQRVFALLMRADAQVYEHAVAELAQRYTDALQHNASIEVSRATAELVVRLNKQYPRDVGVLCTFFLNVVHLEPGEALYLGADEPHAYIDGTILECMAASDNVVRAGLTPKVRDVDVLVDMLTYQSARAAEQLLRPVKWDGEQGNATTELYDPPIDEFSVLLTTLGRSDVHSDQRAIQGPSIVLIVHGSGSLHAQNKDTDVKAGAVFFVGADTPIRFATKNDMKVARAFLEIV; encoded by the coding sequence ATGACCGCGGTATACCAGCTGATCCCCGGCGTACAATCGTACGAGTGGGGTATCCTTGGCTCAGAAAAAAACAATGCAGTGGCAAATTATGCCGAGGCAACACCCGCGTTGAATTTtcagcgcgacgatgcgacACCGTACGCGGAGCTGTGGATGGGCACACACCCCACTTTGCCTTCGTACGTGATCGCCAAAGAACCCCACGAAGCATTATCCAGCGTAATTTCCGCGCAGCCCAGCTTGCTTGGAGAGAGTGTAGTGAAAAAATACGGCGCACACAACGAGCGTTGCGCCTTGCCATTCCTCTTCAAGGTTCTTGGTATTGCCAAGGCCCTAAGTATCCAGGCCCACCCAAacaagcagctcgccgagaaGCTGCATACAGAGAAGCCGAATCTGTACAAAGATGATAACCACAAGCCGGAGATGGCGATTGCTATCCAGCATTTCACTGGATTCTGCGGTTTCCGTCCCGTGCACGAGATTGCCAACTTTTTGGCGACTGTACCCGAGCTTGCGTCCGTTGTGCATGTAGATGGTGCATTGAGAGAGCTGCTACAAgatgcagcgtcgcgtcAGGCAtcggcatggcgcggtaCTGACACCGCGGGTGCGAAGGATACagtgcacgatgcgctgcagcgcgtaTTTGCGCTCCTCATGCGTGCAGATGCACAGGTGTACGAGCATGCAGTTGCTGAACTTGCACAGCGATACACGGATGCATTGCAGCACAATGCATCGATCGAGGTATCCCGCGCAACCGCCGAGCTTGTCGTGCGACTGAACAAGCAGTACCCCCGCGATGTTGGTGTCTTGTGTACATTCTTCCTCAATGTTGTGCACCTTGAGCCTGGCGAGGCACTTTACTTGGGTGCGGACGAGCCACATGCGTACATTGATGGTACTATTCTCGAATGCATGGCTGCGTCGGATAATGTCGTGCGCGCAGGGCTTACGCCTAAAGTGCGGGATGTCGACGTGCTGGTCGATATGCTGACATAccaaagcgcgcgtgctgcggaGCAGTTATTGCGTCCCGTAAAGTGGGACGGAGAGCAGGGAAATGCAACGACCGAGTTGTACGACCCGCCGATCGACGAGTTCTCCGTCTTGCTTACGACACTTGGGCGTAGCGATGTGCACAGCGACCAGCGTGCGATCCAGGGCCCGTCAATTGTGTTGATTGTGCATGGGAGCGGTTCATTGCATGCACAAAACAAGGACACGGATGTCAAAGCCGGTGCAGTTTTTTTTGTCGGTGCGGATACGCCTATCCGCTTTGCTACAAAAAATGACATGAAGgtcgcacgcgcatttCTAGAGATTGTGTAG